The genomic segment GACTCTGAGACTTTACTACAGAAGCGACACGAGAGTGCACGTCACGGATTTCAGCTTCATTTTGTCTCGGAAGAGTTTTCAGCTCTAATTTTCTAAATCCTCCACCTATTTGATTTGTGTATCAAGtgttttaaaaagcttttgagcGCAGTATTAACCGTTTGTACTTCTTCCCACAGCAAAGGGTCATCACATTAAGAGGCCAAATCATGTGATTTGTCAAAGCTTCAAACTCGAGCACTTTTCGGTTGTATTACGTCCTGTGATCTCTGTCATGACTGTTGCATGAAACTCTGAGCAagtgttttattacttttaatgtattgatttatttctgTTGGTGTCCATAACGACTGAAACACTAAACATGACTTATAATATTCAGGGACAGGCTGTCACTCATTAactgtgactcacacacacacacacacggttgtaCTCTAAAGCCAAACTTCAGCATCAATTAAACATGGATTTCGATCATTTTCTGTCTCCTGTATTTGTCCACCTTGGTTCTGACCGCTGAGCCTCGCATGAACTGTTCTGTGCATGAATTCACATCCTAACATCAGGAGCCTGCAGGTCAAACACTgtaaacctttaaataaaatgagatGATGAAGCTCAGAGCCTGAAGAATTGGTTTATCCTTCACTTCATGAAATCAAGAATacattgtgtttacatgttgaacagaaatgatgaagCATCCTCAGGTTAGTAAGTtattaaaacactgaacatgaagAAGGCAAAGCTAAAACAACTTTGAAACTTAGTTCTCTTATATTTCATGTTACTATTCAAAGTTTGCTTGAATAAAGATCTCACATCTTAAACCAAATCCTGAGAAAAAGCTGAAACTTGCTCATTTACACTTTATTACACATCAGACAAACTAGACTTTCATTCCTTTTTAAAACGTagttttgcacaaaaacagaaaagtgaagCTGCGACAGTTTCTGCAGGTTTGTTTGAAGTCGGCACTGAGGAGAGATTCTGTGCAATTCAAGCTTAACATGGTAGGTTTGGGCACTTtaatacactttcattgttttaacatttaaatccaCAAAAAAGATTATTAGCATGAAAATGGCAAGATAATGTATGGAAGTACCAAAGATCAAAGGAAttcatcacaaaataacaataataacaataataataataataataaagcagcTAAGTTAATGTTTCTACATGCACCTCTGACCTTTCAGTCACCTGAAGTCTTAGTGATCAGCAGCTACGTTTATGGAAGATTTGACCTCGTCTTTCTCAACGTCCCATTGTAATCTGGGATTACACTGCTATGTAATCCATGAAGAGTATGTATGGCTGTCTCAGAAGGAAAGATATTCTCCTCTTTCTCATCTACCCATTTAATCTAGAGTGAAAAGAAAGGTTCTATTGCACAGGAAGCAAAGTGAGAGTCTGTGCCACTCACACACGTGGTCtcatttcttcatcttcatgtcaGCTTCTATGGCACAACGGCGCCCCCTGGTGCCTCCATCctacaatacaatacaagagAGGAAAATGTGACTGAACTGACAGCAGTGAGTCATTCCAGCTCCTTGTTTGGTTTATATTGTGACTGAGTACTtacaaacagagagaggaggaaggcggGGGAAGACATGGAGACAGTGTcctgaaagaggaagaggactcaCATCAGAGTTGTGACTCCAAAGTGCATTTAAAGTCTCAAGAACGACCGTGAGAACATGTAAACATCCCAGCATGTTTGGATCTCGTCTTCATGCCACATCATTAGTATAGAAATCACGACtgttttttatgaaaataagtGAAAAGCACAAAACTGCAACATTTCACCAGACGATCcatttgttactttgttacaAATGTTAAGTTCACTTGCTGTGGAACATTTATACTGGAGTGTCAAACAGCTGTGttcatgcaaaaacaaaactaaactcaTCTCTAATCAAACTCATTGACTGtagaaatattaacattatGCATCATTACAGTTTAACAGCGACCATTTTGCAAAGCACGACGTGTTTGGTTCAAATGAAGTCTGAAAAGAGACATGGATTCTTTTCATGTCACACAGAGGTTTTTGAATCCTGCTTTGGAAAATGGCCAGCAGATCTACTGTAGCTTCACTTTCTTCTACCTTAAAGTCAGCCTGTTGTCTCACCCTTGTCTCTTCTTCTGTACTCTCTGCTTTTGTCAAAATTCTAGTGAAGCACCTTGTCTGTAGAGTCCAGTTTGCGTGTGCTCTCACGGCCCCTCAGACTTTTGGCGCTGATACCAGACTCTGCCGTCTCCATGATGAGCTGCGTGGCTAGAAACTGCTGGATCTGCTCCAGGACGTCGCGCTGCATCTCCAGAGCCATGTGGTGCACGTCGTGATCCAGGCTGTTGTACATGACGGCGTTCTGAAACATCAGCATGATGTCTCTCTGGAACTCAGCGGTGGTCCGAATCAAAGCGGTCTCAATGTTCTTCTTTATGGTGGCCAGGTCCATGGGCCTGAGAGGAAACCACAGAAGACTGATGAGAGGACagcctgctctgtgtgtgtgtgtgtgtgtgtgagtatgtctCTCCTTTAATATcatcttattattcttattatcattattattacgaacagtattattattgttattattattactatcattattattattattatcatacaagCTGCTGGGGACTTCTGAATGGTGAATGTTATGATCATTAATGATCACAGATCATTTCAGATGATTAAAGATGGAcaagttaaaatgatttatggcctaaaacaaaacaaacatttctgaaCAATGTAGTTCCGGGTTAAAACGATGAGTAAAAGGTGAAGCGCAGTGTTTACCTGTGCACAATGCTGTGATATCCAGGTGCAATTTCATCAGTTACTGGCTGCAGGAAGACATTTGCATACCTACGACAAGTTAACACCACGATACATCATCATAAAAGCATAATGATACCAATAAGAAACAAAAGAATGTTGTGCAGATCATGTTCTgacctgtgattggctgctgctcTCCACACCAGCATAATGGCTTTCTTCCAGATCTTTTGAGCCTGTAGAGCTTCCAGGTCCTCACTGCACGCAGAGCTACAGTCATGGTGAGCAGAGAACCTCATACATGAAATCATGACACATTCAtagacattttatatatatatatatacatatatgtttcattttacatttagactcttatgtttctattttgtaacatattcctggagctgctgaactgtgaatttctctgtgagatgaataaagtatctatctatctatctatgaaaAGCATCTTAATCACTAAATCACAAACTGTTCATCATtgctttgagtttgtttgttgtgagaTTTCGCCGCTCCTTAAACGTCTCACTGGTCTTTTCTTAAAACTGTGTTTCATCCTGGACCTGCTCTCTGCTTCTCATAAGGAAAACTTATCATGTCGTCATTGTGAGCTTCTCTACTGCAACATGAGCAGCACTCCTCACGTCTCAATGACTTTCACTCACAACTGCGACGATGCCGGACTGCTGGGGATGGAGTCTGCAGCAGTGAGGAgctgcagggaggaggaggccgTGTGGAGGCTGCAACCATCCTCACTCTCACTGGCTGCAGGTTCCAGCTCCGACGAGAATCCCTCTACCACGtcaccctcctcttcttcattgaCTTCATCGTCTACTTTAGTGCCTGAGTCGCTCTCTCTTCGATCAACACTTAGTCCGTTCTGAGGCTTCACCTCCTGAAAAGACGGAGAGGTGAAATCAATGATGATGATTACCAGCTTCATGTCCACGCTGCTCTTCTTTACCTTCACGTGTCTTTGTGTCAGTGGATTCTCTTCAAGTCCCACGTCTGCAGTAAAGACAGTAAAAATAATGAATCATGTGGAAATACTGACTGTGAAGGAGGTGAATGATAATATTGACCTGATCTCTGTTGTGCCCATTTCTCACGCTCATATTTGATGCTAGTGCCTGATGAATGTGGGTTTTCCAGGTTTACCACCTCTCTACAGTTTCTCTTTGCTTCCAGAAGTGCAGTCGCTCCACTGTGGCTCCGCGAGGATGACGAGCCGTGAGGAAGAGCGCTGAATTCTGCAAGACACTGATCTGAGAGTGAAGCTGAAGTCTCATCCAGGACTTTCCCCTCCAGACCACAGAGAAGAGATGACGACTGTGGAGCCCCAAAAGAGGGCGCTGTGGGGTGAGAGCTGTGGGGCTGGAAAGGCCCCGCCTCCCAGGCACCAGAGAGGGCGTGGCCATTctcctcacacagagacagagcagcttcaactgcagctgcatCCAAAGCCTCTGCAGCCTCATCTGCctggagaagaggagaaagtCTTTCTCACATAACATAATGACATAATCCTTTATTATCTCGAGTGTCATTAACGCCTTTACTGCAGCTAGTGCCATGAAAATATCAGTACTTTGCTTCTTTGCACCTTGTCTTCAATGATAGCGATAATGTCTCCCACAGTCTTGAAGTCCAGCTCGTCTCCCATGTAGGACAcgctctcctcttcctcactgagTCCTGACACTTTGTCGTCTGCAGAGACGAACACAGCCATCACATCCACTCATGAAAAACATCCTCCTCCACAGGTGTTTAAGAGCTGTGAGGGTGGAGGAGTGAGGGTGGAGCTGTGAGGGTGGAGCTGTGAGGGTGGAGCTGTGAGGGTGGAGGAGTGAGGGTGGAGCTGTGAGGGTGGACAGACCTGTTCCTGCTGAGGCAGCTGAgtggacaggaggaggagcacaggACACAGAAAAGTGCGTTGGACCCGCCTCCAGCAGACGAGACAACATGGGAGCACctgctacacaaacacagacacagtgcagacaaagaaacaaaggcTTTCAGGGAACACACAGTAAAGCTTATATAAGAAGAGTGTATCCATTCAGGATTCAAGGTACAAAACGCTGAACAACGTGGGTGCCCtaaagacatcatggttgcaagttcaactccacccctggctgattgtactcaattcccttgtaagtcgctttggataaaagcgcctgcgtaatgtaatgtaatgtaatgtaatgtaatgtaatgtaatgtaatccttttttctttatcaCATTATGTCTTATTTATCAAAGACTAAAATGAAAACTGTACAAAACACAAGAATTATTGcgtaaaaagtgtttttagcaGAAGGAAAAGAGCTTTATTGAAAAATGACTAGGGAAAGGTATCTGTACCTGTTGCCTGAGAGAGAGGTTGAGTAAACTGCAGGTCAGACACGTCACCCTCTCCAATCTGGattacagaacaaacaaacatgtcaaacattTGCTCCCCTGTCCTACACAGACAGAACGTCATCAAACCTTTTCACACAATAATTCTACTGTTAATACGTTACGTAttacatgtacattttaaaaatttaaaaagtaataacaTTAGTTGACTTATGACTTGGTATCAAAAGTAATAAGATACAgtatttattatattactaaATAACTTCTGTAATTACAATGAGAAAGTGATGAAGTTTCCTTTGGAACCGACTCAACTTTATTAAAGAGAGAGTTTTAAAACGTAGCCTGTGAAGCTTTTTATATTGTCAGGATTTattctaaatgtgttttattgtcgtCCACAGCTCTACAAACACTGACTCTGCCGTCACAACGTACCAGTCTGGAATTAGAGGCCAAGATGCTGCCTTTCTTCAGTAACTCTGACAGCAGTGGAGATGGTGGGGGAGTGGCTTTCTGACACACCACTTTCTTTTGGGCGAGGTCGTCCACAGGTGACCCGTGACTCCCAGGGTCTTCAGGACCAGGTCCAGGAGACTCCGGAAAAACCATTAACCTGGACGTTTCTGAAGCCTGGACACAACAGGTAAACAACAAGTCATGTTgtcatattttcatgttttcatgtcttcatgttgtcatgttgtcatgttttcatgtcttcatgtcgtcatgttttcatgttttcatgtcttcatgttgtcatgttgtcatgttttcatgttgtcatgtcttcatgttgtcatgtcttcatgttgtcatgttttcgTTTTCATGtcgtcatgttttcatgttgtcatgtttaaagatgaaaatgttTCCACAGAGGAACGATgaagttttcagttttgtttgttttagttttcatgttttcatgtttaaagaTGAAAGTGTTACCACAGAGGAGCCATgaagttttcagttttgtttgttttagttttcatgttttcatgtttaaagaTGAAAGTGTTACCACAGAGGAACCATgaagttttcagttttgtttgttttagttttcatgttgtcatgtttagAGATGAAAGTGTTACCACAGAGGAACCATgaagttttcagttttgtttgttttagttttcatgttttcatgtttaaagaTGAAAGTGTTACCACAGAGGAACCATgaagttttcagttttgtttgttttagttttcatgttttcatgtttaaagaTGAAAGTGTTTCCACAGAGGAACGATgaagttttcagttttgtttgttttagttttcatgttgtcatgttgtcatgtttaaaGATGAAAGTGTTACCACAGAGGAAGCATgaagttttcagttttgtttgttttagttttcatgttgtcatgttgtcatgtttaaaGATGAAAGTGTTACCACAGAGGAAGCATgaagttttcagttttgtttgttttagttttcatgttgtcatgttgtcatgtttaaaGATGAAAGTGTTACCACAGAGGAAGCATgaagttttcagttttgtttgttttagttttcatgttttcatgtttaaagaTGAAAGTGTTACCACAGAGGAACGATgaagttttcagttttgtttgttttagttttcatgttgtcatgtttaaaGATGAAAGTGTTACCACAGAGGAACCATgaagtt from the Solea solea chromosome 4, fSolSol10.1, whole genome shotgun sequence genome contains:
- the LOC131458348 gene encoding bromodomain-containing protein 8-like isoform X2, with the translated sequence MANGVGKHKLLVIGPTEPWSVREKLCLASSVMKSGDQNWVSVSRAIKPFAEPGRPPDWFSQRHCASKYSELLEATEAPKRKRGDKGEAVETVEDVIVRRLTADRIEELKKVMKESQEKHRKLKREAELIQAGHLDSKLQELWEEILQQNKVEQEEAEMRRKNTAAAYQDRQVAKSTCKPVPGVAMHCSSPNHDFSPGDPRESLTLDLAPSNTASETSRLMVFPESPGPGPEDPGSHGSPVDDLAQKKVVCQKATPPPSPLLSELLKKGSILASNSRLIGEGDVSDLQFTQPLSQATGAPMLSRLLEAGPTHFSVSCAPPPVHSAASAGTDDKVSGLSEEEESVSYMGDELDFKTVGDIIAIIEDKVQRSKADEAAEALDAAAVEAALSLCEENGHALSGAWEAGPFQPHSSHPTAPSFGAPQSSSLLCGLEGKVLDETSASLSDQCLAEFSALPHGSSSSRSHSGATALLEAKRNCREVVNLENPHSSGTSIKYEREKWAQQRSDVGLEENPLTQRHVKEVKPQNGLSVDRRESDSGTKVDDEVNEEEEGDVVEGFSSELEPAASESEDGCSLHTASSSLQLLTAADSIPSSPASSQFSACSEDLEALQAQKIWKKAIMLVWRAAANHRYANVFLQPVTDEIAPGYHSIVHRPMDLATIKKNIETALIRTTAEFQRDIMLMFQNAVMYNSLDHDVHHMALEMQRDVLEQIQQFLATQLIMETAESGISAKSLRGRESTRKLDSTDKDTVSMSSPAFLLSLFDGGTRGRRCAIEADMKMKK
- the LOC131458348 gene encoding bromodomain-containing protein 8-like isoform X3, whose translation is MANGVGKHKLLVIGPTEPWSVREKLCLASSVMKSGDQNWVSVSRAIKPFAEPGRPPDWFSQRHCASKYSELLEATEAPKRKRGDKGEAVETVEDVIVRRLTADRIEELKKVMKESQEKHRKLKREAELIQAGHLDSKLQELWEEILQQNKVEQEEAEMRRKNTAAAYQDRQVAKSTCKPVPGVAMHCSSPNHDFSPGDPRESLTLDLAPSNTASETSRLMVFPESPGPGPEDPGSHGSPVDDLAQKKVVCQKATPPPSPLLSELLKKGSILASNSRLIGEGDVSDLQFTQPLSQATAGAPMLSRLLEAGPTHFSVSCAPPPVHSAASAGTDDKVSGLSEEEESVSYMGDELDFKTVGDIIAIIEDKVQRSKADEAAEALDAAAVEAALSLCEENGHALSGAWEAGPFQPHSSHPTAPSFGAPQSSSLLCGLEGKVLDETSASLSDQCLAEFSALPHGSSSSRSHSGATALLEAKRNCREVVNLENPHSSGTSIKYEREKWAQQRSDVGLEENPLTQRHVKEVKPQNGLSVDRRESDSGTKVDDEVNEEEEGDVVEGFSSELEPAASESEDGCSLHTASSSLQLLTAADSIPSSPASSQFEDLEALQAQKIWKKAIMLVWRAAANHRYANVFLQPVTDEIAPGYHSIVHRPMDLATIKKNIETALIRTTAEFQRDIMLMFQNAVMYNSLDHDVHHMALEMQRDVLEQIQQFLATQLIMETAESGISAKSLRGRESTRKLDSTDKDTVSMSSPAFLLSLFDGGTRGRRCAIEADMKMKK
- the LOC131458348 gene encoding bromodomain-containing protein 8-like isoform X1, translated to MANGVGKHKLLVIGPTEPWSVREKLCLASSVMKSGDQNWVSVSRAIKPFAEPGRPPDWFSQRHCASKYSELLEATEAPKRKRGDKGEAVETVEDVIVRRLTADRIEELKKVMKESQEKHRKLKREAELIQAGHLDSKLQELWEEILQQNKVEQEEAEMRRKNTAAAYQDRQVAKSTCKPVPGVAMHCSSPNHDFSPGDPRESLTLDLAPSNTASETSRLMVFPESPGPGPEDPGSHGSPVDDLAQKKVVCQKATPPPSPLLSELLKKGSILASNSRLIGEGDVSDLQFTQPLSQATAGAPMLSRLLEAGPTHFSVSCAPPPVHSAASAGTDDKVSGLSEEEESVSYMGDELDFKTVGDIIAIIEDKVQRSKADEAAEALDAAAVEAALSLCEENGHALSGAWEAGPFQPHSSHPTAPSFGAPQSSSLLCGLEGKVLDETSASLSDQCLAEFSALPHGSSSSRSHSGATALLEAKRNCREVVNLENPHSSGTSIKYEREKWAQQRSDVGLEENPLTQRHVKEVKPQNGLSVDRRESDSGTKVDDEVNEEEEGDVVEGFSSELEPAASESEDGCSLHTASSSLQLLTAADSIPSSPASSQFSACSEDLEALQAQKIWKKAIMLVWRAAANHRYANVFLQPVTDEIAPGYHSIVHRPMDLATIKKNIETALIRTTAEFQRDIMLMFQNAVMYNSLDHDVHHMALEMQRDVLEQIQQFLATQLIMETAESGISAKSLRGRESTRKLDSTDKDTVSMSSPAFLLSLFDGGTRGRRCAIEADMKMKK
- the LOC131458348 gene encoding bromodomain-containing protein 8-like isoform X4, giving the protein MANGVGKHKLLVIGPTEPWSVREKLCLASSVMKSGDQNWVSVSRAIKPFAEPGRPPDWFSQRHCASKYSELLEATEAPKRKRGDKGEAVETVEDVIVRRLTADRIEELKKVMKESQEKHRKLKREAELIQAGHLDSKLQELWEEILQQNKVEQEEAEMRRKNTAAAYQDRQVAKSTCKPVPGVAMHCSSPNHDFSPGDPRESLTLDLAPSNTASETSRLMVFPESPGPGPEDPGSHGSPVDDLAQKKVVCQKATPPPSPLLSELLKKGSILASNSRLIGEGDVSDLQFTQPLSQATAGAPMLSRLLEAGPTHFSVSCAPPPVHSAASAGTDDKVSGLSEEEESVSYMGDELDFKTVGDIIAIIEDKADEAAEALDAAAVEAALSLCEENGHALSGAWEAGPFQPHSSHPTAPSFGAPQSSSLLCGLEGKVLDETSASLSDQCLAEFSALPHGSSSSRSHSGATALLEAKRNCREVVNLENPHSSGTSIKYEREKWAQQRSDVGLEENPLTQRHVKEVKPQNGLSVDRRESDSGTKVDDEVNEEEEGDVVEGFSSELEPAASESEDGCSLHTASSSLQLLTAADSIPSSPASSQFSACSEDLEALQAQKIWKKAIMLVWRAAANHRYANVFLQPVTDEIAPGYHSIVHRPMDLATIKKNIETALIRTTAEFQRDIMLMFQNAVMYNSLDHDVHHMALEMQRDVLEQIQQFLATQLIMETAESGISAKSLRGRESTRKLDSTDKDTVSMSSPAFLLSLFDGGTRGRRCAIEADMKMKK